GAGTCTTTCACCAGATTGCCCGGTAGCTATAACCAATGCCGTAGATAAGAGTTTCATCATCAACTTCCAATTGAATATCATTTACTCTTATTATTTAATTGCTTGGTTTTTAATAAAAATAGAACTGCGTAAAAAGAATGCGCACTAACAATATAAATTTGTAAAAAAAGAAAACTAATAACGATGAATAACCATAAACCAAATCTAAAAGAAGCACTGTATTGAGGTTAATACTCAATACTTATGAAAAAAACAAAAACATTAAGAAAGAGATTTGGATTCAATGAATATGGATTGATTGACTTTCCAAAGAAAATTTCCGGTGTACAGATTTCAAGAATTATGCACGGATATGATATGGG
The window above is part of the Chryseobacterium sp. MA9 genome. Proteins encoded here:
- a CDS encoding phosphate ABC transporter substrate-binding protein; the encoded protein is MKKTKTLRKRFGFNEYGLIDFPKKISGVQISRIMHGYDMGCSYCFPHGYEVVNATYTKFQRNWKKYRKTQWKK